A window of Longispora fulva contains these coding sequences:
- a CDS encoding GTP-binding protein yields MTPETDSPRAPVTLLAGLRSRATVAVSALLTDADPELLVVTHDLTDAAGGVVRRIVHDAAGLVEVESVPVRDGCVACTVRETGPAALARLAAAHPGRPLLLALPEAVEPELIAPAIAAWGRVPAGPPARGPAADRAAHGPARGASLAGDDASGAPGAVGLVVRSVIAAVDPELLLADLGTTDDLADHGLSTGHNDHRTVAEVVARQVEYADTVVLLAAPDAPDDLVRTAAAVLRGLAPWARLLEEPAGAGLLRTGRHDPGGCGTAARGLEGLPVGADYTEHGVTGTVFRTRRPFHPGRLNEALGTVTDAALRTRGHCWIATRPDLALIWESAGGGLSIGAHGPWLAALPDELWPCASPQRRALAAADWNPYYGDRRTELAFVGIELDVAALRRTLAGCLLSDAELSEGAEGWRRFEDPFAGCFGSPVPGEPTS; encoded by the coding sequence GTGACGCCCGAAACAGACAGCCCACGCGCCCCGGTCACACTGCTGGCCGGCCTGCGCTCCCGTGCCACGGTCGCCGTGTCCGCGCTGCTCACCGACGCCGACCCCGAACTGCTCGTCGTCACCCACGACCTGACCGACGCCGCCGGGGGCGTCGTCCGCCGGATCGTCCACGACGCGGCCGGCCTCGTCGAGGTCGAGTCCGTGCCGGTCCGCGACGGGTGCGTGGCGTGCACGGTCCGGGAGACCGGCCCGGCGGCGCTGGCCCGCCTGGCCGCGGCCCACCCGGGACGCCCGCTGCTGCTGGCCCTGCCCGAGGCGGTCGAGCCCGAACTGATCGCCCCGGCGATCGCGGCCTGGGGCCGGGTGCCCGCCGGGCCGCCGGCGCGCGGTCCAGCCGCGGACCGCGCGGCACACGGCCCGGCACGAGGTGCCAGCCTGGCCGGTGACGACGCGTCCGGCGCTCCGGGCGCGGTGGGGCTCGTCGTGCGGTCGGTGATCGCGGCCGTCGACCCGGAACTCCTCCTCGCCGACCTGGGCACCACCGACGACCTCGCCGACCATGGCCTGTCCACCGGGCACAACGACCACCGCACCGTCGCCGAGGTCGTCGCCCGGCAGGTCGAGTACGCCGACACCGTCGTCCTCCTCGCCGCCCCCGACGCCCCAGACGACCTGGTCCGCACCGCCGCCGCGGTCCTGCGCGGCCTCGCCCCGTGGGCCAGGCTCCTGGAGGAACCCGCCGGTGCGGGGCTGCTCAGGACCGGCCGGCACGACCCGGGCGGGTGCGGTACCGCCGCCCGGGGTCTGGAGGGGCTGCCGGTCGGCGCGGACTACACCGAGCACGGTGTCACCGGCACGGTCTTCCGGACCCGCAGGCCGTTCCATCCGGGCCGGCTCAACGAGGCGCTCGGGACGGTCACCGACGCGGCGTTGCGGACCCGGGGACACTGCTGGATCGCCACCCGTCCCGACCTCGCGCTGATCTGGGAGTCGGCCGGCGGGGGACTGTCGATCGGCGCGCACGGCCCGTGGCTCGCCGCGCTGCCCGACGAACTGTGGCCGTGCGCCAGCCCGCAGCGCCGGGCGTTGGCCGCCGCCGACTGGAACCCTTACTACGGCGACCGGCGGACCGAACTGGCCTTCGTCGGCATCGAGCTCGACGTCGCGGCCCTGCGCCGCACGCTCGCCGGGTGCCTGCTGAGCGACGCGGAGTTGTCCGAGGGGGCCGAGGGCTGGCGGAGGTTCGAGGACCCGTTCGCGGGGTGCTTCGGCAGCCCGGTGCCCGGTGAACCGACGTCCTGA
- a CDS encoding ABC transporter substrate-binding protein — MVRNMRGAALTLLALFALAACGGNNPVDNSGKPADNGTVIVGSANFTENVLLAEIYAGALEAKGIKVERKLNIGSREVIYKQLESGGLSVLPEYNGALLSYLDKQNAAATTADVNTALKAKLPAAVELLDSAKAEDKDSVTVTKETAAKYNLKSISDLAPVAKDLVIGGPPEFKTRRQGIVGLKDVYGLDFKEFKSLDVAGPVTVSALKKDDIQAANLFTTDPALEVNGFVSLDDPKALFGAQNVTPLVNKAAVGDKARTVLNSIAPKLDTATLTQLMRKVAVDKQDPDKVAKEWLKSVGLA, encoded by the coding sequence ATGGTCCGCAACATGCGCGGCGCCGCCCTGACGCTGCTGGCACTCTTTGCGCTCGCGGCCTGCGGTGGCAACAACCCGGTCGACAACTCGGGTAAGCCGGCTGACAACGGCACCGTCATCGTCGGTTCGGCGAACTTCACCGAGAACGTCCTGCTCGCCGAGATCTACGCCGGCGCGCTGGAGGCCAAGGGCATCAAGGTCGAGCGCAAGCTCAACATCGGTAGCCGCGAGGTCATCTACAAGCAGTTGGAGAGCGGCGGCCTGTCGGTGCTCCCCGAGTACAACGGGGCGCTGCTGTCCTACCTCGACAAGCAGAACGCGGCGGCCACCACGGCCGACGTGAACACGGCGCTGAAGGCCAAGCTCCCGGCGGCCGTCGAGCTCCTCGACTCGGCCAAGGCCGAGGACAAGGACTCGGTGACGGTCACGAAGGAGACGGCCGCGAAGTACAACCTGAAGTCGATCTCCGATCTGGCCCCGGTCGCCAAGGACCTGGTCATCGGCGGTCCGCCGGAGTTCAAGACCCGCCGGCAGGGCATCGTCGGCCTCAAGGACGTCTACGGCCTGGACTTCAAGGAGTTCAAGTCGCTCGACGTCGCCGGCCCGGTCACCGTGTCGGCCCTGAAGAAGGACGACATCCAGGCGGCGAACCTGTTCACCACCGACCCGGCCCTGGAGGTCAACGGCTTCGTGTCGCTGGACGACCCGAAGGCGCTCTTCGGCGCGCAGAACGTCACCCCGCTGGTCAACAAGGCCGCCGTGGGCGACAAGGCCCGCACTGTGCTGAACAGCATCGCGCCGAAGCTCGACACCGCGACGCTCACCCAGTTGATGCGCAAGGTGGCCGTCGACAAGCAGGACCCGGACAAGGTCGCCAAGGAGTGGCTGAAGTCCGTCGGCCTGGCGTAA
- a CDS encoding ABC transporter permease, whose protein sequence is MRIFTIAWHWFQQPEQWHTSDGIPNRLGEHLYYTSLSLLIAAAVAIPLGLLIGHANRGGFLVVNLSNAARALPTAGLLVLVVTLVGIGLVPVLASLVALAIPSILVNTYAGVRQVPRETVDAARGMGMRGFQVLWQVETPLAMPLIMTGLRTAAIQIVSTATVAAYVGLGGLGRFIFDGLARRDYPALVGGAVIVVGLALGTEAAFVAVRKLIVKRTQGE, encoded by the coding sequence ATGAGGATCTTCACGATCGCCTGGCACTGGTTCCAGCAGCCCGAGCAGTGGCACACCTCCGACGGCATCCCGAACCGGCTCGGCGAACACCTCTACTACACGTCGCTGTCCCTGCTGATCGCCGCCGCCGTGGCGATCCCGCTGGGCCTGCTGATCGGGCACGCCAACCGGGGCGGCTTCCTCGTGGTGAACCTGTCCAACGCCGCGCGGGCACTGCCCACCGCCGGCCTGCTCGTGCTCGTCGTGACGCTCGTCGGGATCGGTCTGGTGCCGGTGCTCGCCTCGCTGGTGGCGCTGGCGATCCCGTCGATCCTGGTGAACACGTACGCGGGGGTGCGCCAGGTCCCCCGGGAGACCGTCGACGCGGCCCGGGGCATGGGCATGCGCGGCTTCCAGGTGCTGTGGCAGGTCGAGACCCCCCTGGCGATGCCCCTGATCATGACCGGGCTGCGCACCGCGGCCATCCAGATCGTGTCCACGGCCACCGTCGCCGCCTACGTGGGGCTCGGCGGGCTCGGCCGCTTCATCTTCGACGGTCTCGCGCGCCGGGACTACCCCGCCCTCGTCGGTGGCGCGGTGATCGTCGTGGGGCTGGCCCTCGGTACCGAGGCCGCCTTCGTCGCGGTGAGAAAGCTCATCGTGAAGAGAACTCAAGGAGAGTAA
- a CDS encoding ABC transporter permease, with the protein MNWSWIPDHRDLLGRLIADHLQMAVLPILFGLVIALPLGVACARWPRLYGPVLAVTSALYALPSLALFIFLLDFTGLEITTVIIPLTLYTLSVLVRNVVEGLRGVPDSVRQSAVAMGFGAVRRLVQVELPIALPVVIAGLRVATVSNISLVSVGSLIGFGGLGTLFTSGFQIAYSTPIIVGIVLVVGLALIADTLLVLAQRVLTPWSRR; encoded by the coding sequence GTGAACTGGTCCTGGATCCCCGACCACCGGGACCTGCTCGGCAGGCTGATCGCCGACCATCTCCAGATGGCCGTGTTGCCGATCCTGTTCGGCCTGGTGATCGCGCTGCCGCTGGGCGTGGCGTGCGCCCGCTGGCCCCGGCTGTACGGCCCGGTGCTCGCCGTCACCAGCGCGCTCTACGCCCTGCCGTCGCTGGCGCTGTTCATCTTCCTGCTGGACTTCACCGGGCTCGAGATCACCACGGTCATCATCCCGCTGACGCTGTACACGCTGTCGGTGCTGGTCCGCAATGTCGTCGAGGGGCTGCGCGGGGTGCCCGACTCGGTGCGGCAGTCGGCGGTCGCGATGGGCTTCGGCGCCGTCCGGCGGCTGGTCCAGGTCGAGCTGCCGATCGCGTTGCCGGTGGTGATCGCCGGCCTGCGGGTCGCGACCGTGTCCAACATCAGCCTGGTGTCGGTGGGTTCACTGATCGGGTTCGGCGGGTTGGGCACACTGTTCACCTCGGGCTTCCAGATCGCCTACTCCACCCCGATCATCGTGGGCATCGTGCTGGTCGTGGGCCTGGCGCTGATCGCCGACACGCTGTTGGTGCTGGCCCAGCGGGTCCTCACCCCCTGGAGCCGTCGATGA
- a CDS encoding ABC transporter ATP-binding protein, which yields MNSLVHGPGGRVLIRFEQVTKRFPDGTVAVSNLDLDIDAGRITVLVGASGCGKTTTLRMINRMIEPTGGRILIDGKDVHDSDPPTLRRQIGYVIQQAGLFPHRTVARNIATVPLLLGWSRKKAKARALELLEMVGLPAEHANRYPHQLSGGQQQRVGVARALAADPPILLMDEPFSAVDPVVRAALQDELLTLQKDLRKTIVFVTHDIDEAIRLGDKVGVFRPGGGLVQYDTPERLLAAPKDAYVDDFLGTDRGLRRLSTVSAVALTAVDGPAVTEHTPVGRARQIAAQHDSEWLLVLDPHTHPRGWAKVADLPETGDVTGAAVTPIGRVFQLEEDSMRGALDSAVMSPAGLAVAVDGAGRLVGTVSLASIHASTP from the coding sequence ATGAATAGTCTTGTTCATGGTCCCGGGGGGCGGGTCTTGATCCGATTCGAGCAGGTCACGAAGCGTTTCCCCGACGGCACGGTCGCCGTGTCCAACCTCGACCTGGACATCGACGCCGGCCGGATCACCGTTCTCGTGGGCGCCTCGGGCTGCGGCAAGACCACCACCCTGCGCATGATCAACCGGATGATCGAGCCGACCGGCGGCCGGATCCTGATCGACGGCAAGGACGTGCACGACTCCGACCCGCCGACCCTGCGCCGCCAGATCGGCTACGTGATCCAGCAGGCCGGTCTCTTCCCGCACCGCACGGTCGCGCGCAACATCGCGACCGTGCCGCTGCTGCTCGGCTGGTCGCGGAAGAAGGCGAAGGCCAGGGCGCTGGAGCTGCTGGAGATGGTGGGGCTGCCGGCCGAGCACGCCAACCGGTATCCGCACCAGCTCTCCGGCGGCCAGCAGCAGCGGGTCGGGGTGGCCAGGGCGTTGGCGGCCGATCCGCCGATCCTGCTGATGGACGAACCGTTCAGCGCCGTCGATCCGGTGGTCCGCGCCGCTCTGCAGGACGAGCTGCTCACCCTGCAGAAGGACCTGCGCAAGACCATCGTGTTCGTCACGCACGACATCGACGAGGCGATCCGGCTGGGCGACAAGGTGGGGGTGTTCCGCCCGGGCGGCGGCCTCGTGCAGTACGACACGCCGGAGCGGCTGCTCGCCGCGCCCAAGGACGCGTATGTGGACGACTTCCTCGGCACCGACCGGGGGCTGCGCCGGTTGTCGACCGTGTCGGCCGTCGCGTTGACGGCGGTGGACGGGCCGGCGGTCACCGAGCACACCCCGGTGGGCCGGGCCCGACAGATCGCCGCCCAGCACGACTCGGAGTGGCTGCTGGTCCTCGACCCGCACACGCATCCGCGCGGCTGGGCGAAGGTGGCGGACCTGCCGGAGACCGGCGACGTGACGGGAGCGGCGGTCACCCCGATCGGGCGGGTGTTCCAGCTGGAGGAGGACTCGATGCGCGGCGCCCTGGACAGCGCCGTGATGTCCCCGGCCGGGCTCGCCGTCGCGGTGGACGGTGCGGGGCGGCTGGTGGGGACGGTGTCACTGGCCTCGATCCACGCGAGCACCCCGTGA
- a CDS encoding SLATT domain-containing protein: protein MSKDLELHAFPTLTWDDGDPRAQLQRLYSWGERTALDAIGWYMGRKPRTARRSQLLRAGSIVFATLGGAVPVAALAAARPALANWGFVLLALAAGSMAFDRFFGYSASWARHLTAAATLRGLLAEYQLTWTVEMVALAGREPDQAETVRLIGVVRGFVSGVNDTMRAEMENWLTEFHSRLAELETRVEQSHNRTPHTHT, encoded by the coding sequence GTGTCCAAGGACCTCGAACTGCACGCCTTCCCCACCCTGACCTGGGACGACGGCGACCCCCGCGCACAGCTGCAGCGGCTGTACTCGTGGGGGGAGCGCACGGCCCTCGACGCCATCGGCTGGTACATGGGCCGCAAGCCCCGCACCGCCCGCCGGTCCCAGCTCCTGCGGGCCGGGTCGATCGTGTTCGCCACCCTGGGCGGCGCGGTCCCGGTCGCGGCCCTCGCCGCCGCCCGCCCGGCCCTCGCGAACTGGGGCTTCGTCCTGCTGGCCCTCGCGGCCGGCAGCATGGCCTTCGACCGCTTCTTCGGGTACTCCGCGTCGTGGGCCCGGCACCTCACCGCCGCCGCCACGCTGCGCGGCCTCCTCGCCGAGTACCAGCTGACCTGGACGGTGGAGATGGTCGCGCTGGCCGGTCGGGAGCCGGACCAGGCCGAGACGGTCCGGCTGATCGGGGTGGTCCGCGGCTTCGTCTCCGGGGTCAACGACACGATGCGGGCCGAGATGGAGAACTGGCTGACGGAGTTCCACAGCCGGCTGGCCGAGCTGGAAACGCGGGTCGAACAATCCCATAACCGGACACCGCACACGCATACCTGA
- the grpE gene encoding nucleotide exchange factor GrpE: MTEQTESAVDDLSVRLGRIEAALGDAAAARERTIDRLHEENQRLRIGERQLLLRPLVTDLHRLRDDLLRQAGDLPATLTPEQAAALLSSYAVSVEQTLQRCGVLVLTAEPGEAYDPYRHRAVGTVPAAGPEGDGLVAEVLGDGYRDAVADRVVAPAAVRVARWTPPAEPAEPLPDETRA; the protein is encoded by the coding sequence GTGACCGAGCAGACCGAGTCCGCAGTGGACGATCTGTCCGTCCGGCTGGGGCGGATCGAGGCGGCGCTCGGTGACGCGGCCGCCGCCCGGGAGCGCACGATCGACCGGCTGCACGAGGAGAACCAGCGGCTCCGGATCGGTGAGCGCCAGTTGCTGCTCCGCCCGCTCGTGACCGACCTGCACCGGCTCCGCGACGACCTGCTCCGCCAGGCCGGCGACCTGCCGGCGACCCTCACCCCGGAGCAGGCCGCGGCGCTGCTGTCCTCCTACGCCGTCAGCGTCGAGCAGACCCTGCAGCGGTGCGGGGTGCTGGTCCTGACCGCGGAGCCGGGCGAGGCGTACGACCCGTACCGGCACCGGGCCGTGGGGACCGTGCCGGCCGCCGGGCCCGAGGGGGACGGGCTGGTCGCGGAGGTGCTCGGCGACGGGTACCGCGACGCGGTGGCCGACCGGGTGGTCGCGCCGGCCGCGGTGCGGGTCGCCCGCTGGACCCCGCCGGCGGAGCCCGCCGAGCCCCTGCCGGACGAGACCCGGGCCTGA
- a CDS encoding Hsp70 family protein, with the protein MTDETDVYCGIDLGTTYSAIAYVDETARPTMVRSLMESEETTPSVVYFESGSDVVVGRTAKEYARVYPDRVVSLVKRSMGQQRHWIVDDVEHTPESISALILKQLVQDARAHTGREVDKVVITVPAYFGMLERDATRKAGEIAGLDVIGIVPEPVAAALQYEVATGAERTVLVYDLGGGTFDTTVIRITSDAIEVLCTDGDQQLGGADWDARLVTYLLGEFTARAGVDADLAEDDQFMQELVNTAENAKKRLSQSRSAPIPLRAGGVPVTVELTREIFEEQTRDLLDRTIEYTKRTLVRLEEKSPGTKVDEVLLVGGSTKMPAVAERLRAEFGWEPRMHDPDLAVAKGAARFALSRSVWEWDGAEPTRELRQERIRSLAERTGLSERAIASVAEKRITNVLPKAFGVKLVDTTLPGWADDVEGSSYIGHMVHADEALPRTARLDISTVVPNQTEVLVELYEQAGSEESRDLAANKPVDQGSGLVSGLPPMPVGSPLDIAMTVDDEGLLTVTAVEPSTGKDLTIEVRVSVLSPAEVEQAKRTVAAITVRG; encoded by the coding sequence ATGACCGACGAGACCGACGTCTACTGCGGCATCGACCTCGGCACGACGTACTCGGCGATCGCCTACGTCGACGAGACCGCCCGACCGACCATGGTGCGCAGCCTGATGGAGAGCGAGGAGACCACCCCCTCCGTCGTGTACTTCGAGAGCGGCTCCGACGTCGTGGTCGGCCGCACGGCCAAGGAGTACGCCCGGGTCTACCCGGACCGGGTGGTCTCCCTGGTCAAGCGCTCGATGGGCCAGCAGCGGCACTGGATCGTCGACGACGTCGAGCACACCCCCGAGTCGATCTCCGCGCTGATCCTCAAGCAGCTGGTCCAGGACGCCCGGGCGCACACCGGCCGGGAGGTCGACAAGGTCGTGATCACGGTCCCGGCGTACTTCGGGATGCTGGAGCGCGACGCCACCCGCAAGGCCGGCGAGATCGCGGGGCTGGACGTGATCGGCATCGTCCCCGAGCCGGTGGCCGCGGCCCTGCAGTACGAGGTGGCCACCGGCGCCGAACGCACCGTCCTCGTCTACGACCTGGGCGGCGGCACCTTCGACACGACGGTCATCCGGATCACCTCGGACGCGATCGAGGTGTTGTGCACCGACGGCGACCAGCAGCTCGGCGGCGCGGACTGGGACGCCCGCCTCGTGACGTACCTGCTGGGCGAGTTCACGGCCCGGGCCGGGGTCGACGCCGACCTGGCCGAGGACGACCAGTTCATGCAGGAGCTGGTCAACACCGCGGAGAACGCGAAGAAGCGGCTGTCGCAGTCGAGGAGCGCGCCGATCCCGCTGCGGGCCGGCGGGGTGCCCGTGACCGTCGAGCTGACCCGGGAGATCTTCGAGGAGCAGACCCGCGACCTGCTGGACCGGACCATCGAGTACACGAAAAGGACCCTGGTCAGGCTCGAGGAGAAGTCCCCCGGGACGAAGGTCGACGAGGTGCTGCTGGTGGGCGGCTCCACGAAGATGCCGGCGGTCGCCGAGCGGCTGCGGGCCGAGTTCGGCTGGGAGCCCCGGATGCACGACCCGGACCTGGCCGTCGCCAAGGGCGCGGCCCGGTTCGCGCTCAGCCGCTCCGTGTGGGAGTGGGACGGCGCGGAGCCGACCCGCGAGCTGCGCCAGGAGCGGATCAGGTCCCTGGCCGAGCGGACCGGCCTGTCGGAGCGGGCCATCGCCTCGGTCGCCGAGAAGCGGATCACGAACGTGCTGCCCAAGGCCTTCGGGGTCAAGCTCGTCGACACCACCCTGCCGGGCTGGGCGGACGACGTCGAGGGCTCCTCCTACATCGGCCACATGGTGCACGCCGACGAGGCGCTGCCCCGCACGGCCCGGCTGGACATCTCGACGGTGGTGCCGAACCAGACCGAGGTCCTCGTCGAGTTGTACGAGCAGGCCGGCTCCGAGGAGAGCCGCGACCTGGCCGCCAACAAGCCGGTCGACCAGGGCTCCGGCCTGGTCTCCGGCCTGCCCCCGATGCCGGTCGGCTCGCCGCTGGACATCGCGATGACGGTCGACGACGAGGGCCTGCTCACCGTCACGGCCGTGGAGCCGAGCACGGGCAAGGACCTGACGATCGAGGTCCGGGTCAGCGTGCTCAGCCCGGCGGAGGTCGAGCAGGCGAAGCGGACGGTCGCGGCGATCACGGTCCGGGGCTGA
- a CDS encoding GTPase-associated protein 1-related protein encodes MDSLLYTDCRPGQGLRGTAGLQFQAASAGADPEAMALVQRALLYEPPASWMRERRPVADYPPSLAHAWDGWLATAAGVYLGREANGTREGNQLTHAVVTRDPDGYGPLRPAQLFGAPFWRTTPVDGTVGPTVDPVPGPLDAETVRDFVVATPDGVRRLATLLTALRALGRPDARRVLFVAADPGAVLTWLAAGTLLLPQRAALAVGFKVFTTNPAYAEQQVLAVHPDAGPVPADDYLLIDLARDVWPDGPVEPAALGWAELFAAGDPYDVTDAVEIAGGSGLPAGEALALGAAAVLGRRPADGDLPAVVRWLVDGAPELVEAYGGAVVDTVAADVTGWPAAVLRDLDRVTGDGRFPDRAADVRIALLAAETREATAETSRRDRPRGGEADADGTGGSHERPVRDVGTDGALPALPGREWTPAHVERAAWILARALDAADPDGFDAVLRVATRFGLTAPLDRVRAAVDRFVADWAEADDSRYDPGGWPDGGHLTDLLCDHLVEVLDQEPYLADSVGDRWWRRLVSRVVDPASPLDRAVVGAAMAAGSPAYRMELLGFDLDKTRGDRHAAEAALAALWRRVTPTAPELELVRDRAPAATRISPSVIDDHVRAARATPAGLLAAVELGRSLTDRAHLQEPGPELAGLLADDATLRGIVDGMAVPELRTDDLLGRLRSVAADVVAAHLDAVVAAMLDCGRPALVTHLVLDVPPEVRTGYLRALAAAVREDGYESDIVTAALLRGGPPTVLDEALTHWLVRADEAAVSAVTDRLADLGDRARSDAWAAWAAEARRNRVIKRFLPRRR; translated from the coding sequence ATGGACTCCCTGCTCTACACCGACTGCCGGCCCGGCCAGGGGCTGCGCGGCACGGCCGGCCTGCAGTTCCAGGCTGCGTCGGCCGGCGCGGATCCCGAGGCGATGGCGCTGGTCCAACGCGCGCTGCTCTACGAGCCCCCCGCCAGCTGGATGCGCGAACGCCGCCCGGTCGCCGACTACCCGCCGTCCCTCGCGCACGCCTGGGACGGCTGGCTGGCCACCGCGGCCGGCGTCTACCTGGGCCGCGAGGCCAACGGCACCCGCGAGGGCAACCAACTGACCCACGCCGTCGTCACGAGAGATCCCGACGGGTACGGGCCCCTGCGTCCCGCCCAGCTGTTCGGCGCCCCGTTCTGGCGCACGACCCCGGTCGACGGCACCGTCGGCCCGACCGTCGACCCGGTGCCCGGCCCGCTGGACGCCGAGACGGTGCGGGACTTCGTCGTCGCGACCCCCGACGGGGTACGCCGGCTCGCCACCCTGCTCACGGCACTGCGCGCCCTCGGCCGGCCCGACGCGCGCCGGGTGCTGTTCGTCGCGGCCGACCCGGGAGCCGTGCTCACCTGGCTCGCGGCCGGCACCCTGCTGCTGCCCCAGCGCGCGGCCCTCGCCGTCGGGTTCAAGGTGTTCACCACCAACCCGGCGTACGCGGAGCAGCAGGTCCTCGCCGTGCACCCCGACGCCGGCCCGGTGCCCGCCGACGACTACCTCCTGATCGACCTGGCCCGCGACGTCTGGCCCGACGGCCCGGTGGAGCCGGCGGCACTCGGCTGGGCGGAGCTGTTCGCGGCCGGGGACCCGTACGACGTGACCGACGCCGTGGAGATCGCCGGCGGATCGGGGCTGCCCGCCGGGGAGGCCCTGGCGCTGGGCGCGGCGGCCGTGCTGGGCCGCCGACCGGCCGACGGCGACCTGCCGGCCGTGGTGCGCTGGCTGGTCGACGGCGCGCCGGAACTCGTCGAGGCGTACGGCGGGGCCGTCGTGGACACCGTCGCGGCCGACGTCACCGGCTGGCCGGCGGCCGTGCTCCGCGATCTGGACCGGGTGACCGGGGACGGCCGGTTCCCGGACCGCGCGGCGGACGTCCGGATTGCCCTGCTCGCGGCGGAGACCCGCGAGGCGACGGCCGAAACCTCCCGCCGCGACCGTCCGCGCGGCGGCGAGGCCGACGCCGACGGCACCGGCGGAAGCCACGAACGGCCGGTGCGCGATGTCGGGACGGACGGGGCGCTGCCGGCGCTCCCCGGTCGCGAGTGGACCCCCGCGCACGTCGAGCGGGCCGCCTGGATCCTCGCGCGGGCCCTCGACGCCGCGGACCCCGACGGGTTCGACGCCGTGCTGCGGGTCGCCACCCGGTTCGGGCTGACCGCCCCGCTGGACCGGGTCCGCGCCGCCGTCGACCGGTTCGTCGCCGACTGGGCGGAGGCCGACGACAGCAGGTACGACCCGGGAGGCTGGCCCGACGGCGGACACCTCACCGACCTGCTCTGCGACCATCTCGTCGAGGTGCTCGACCAGGAGCCGTACCTGGCCGACAGTGTGGGGGACCGGTGGTGGCGGCGCCTGGTCAGCCGGGTCGTGGACCCCGCGAGCCCGCTGGACCGGGCGGTGGTGGGGGCGGCGATGGCGGCCGGCTCGCCGGCGTACCGGATGGAACTGCTCGGTTTCGACCTGGACAAAACGCGCGGCGACCGGCACGCCGCCGAGGCCGCGCTGGCCGCGCTGTGGCGGCGGGTGACGCCGACGGCACCGGAGCTGGAGCTGGTCCGCGACCGGGCCCCGGCCGCCACCCGGATCAGCCCGTCCGTCATCGACGACCACGTCCGCGCCGCCCGGGCCACCCCCGCCGGCCTGCTCGCGGCCGTCGAGCTCGGCCGGTCCCTGACCGACCGCGCGCACCTGCAGGAACCGGGCCCGGAGCTGGCGGGGCTCCTCGCCGACGACGCGACCCTGCGCGGGATCGTCGACGGCATGGCGGTGCCGGAACTGCGCACCGACGACCTGCTCGGCCGGCTGCGGTCGGTGGCCGCCGACGTCGTCGCCGCGCACCTGGACGCGGTCGTCGCCGCGATGCTCGACTGTGGACGACCGGCGCTCGTCACCCACCTGGTGCTCGACGTGCCGCCGGAGGTCCGCACCGGCTACCTGCGCGCGCTCGCCGCCGCCGTGCGCGAGGACGGGTACGAGTCCGACATCGTGACCGCGGCCCTGCTGCGCGGCGGACCGCCGACCGTCCTCGACGAGGCGCTGACCCACTGGCTGGTCCGCGCCGACGAGGCCGCCGTGTCCGCCGTGACCGACCGGCTCGCCGACCTCGGCGACCGGGCCCGCTCCGACGCCTGGGCGGCCTGGGCCGCCGAGGCCCGGCGGAACCGGGTCATCAAGCGGTTCCTGCCCCGGAGAAGGTGA